A single Vanacampus margaritifer isolate UIUO_Vmar chromosome 7, RoL_Vmar_1.0, whole genome shotgun sequence DNA region contains:
- the LOC144055307 gene encoding calmodulin-regulated spectrin-associated protein 3-like isoform X5, with protein MVDSGPGEATTTTTTSTRKPFSVPEIPPLDRCDFGRAKIRASVRWLLCKSYGRADNVPVELREPLYKDQYDQEHLKPAMSKLLLSPEFYCRAQALLLQAHGTPASASQDSPSDNCALLHFLTKKGVAPQVQDVDVTEDDLSCNPIKMKAHLALIDSLMSLAAREIVDRVKMAAEAAHMGVGAPWENALLFWVNSLNQKLRESTEEEETPKQSQQRADPQPSQETGPPTRWYWKLVPIRYRKDKVQSKLTPTFPLVTAVKDLSNGCAIAAVLHFYCPGALPLEDVCLKDTMSVADSLYNLQLIKEFCDSSLQSCCLLPLEDLLYAPPLLHLNIMSFVAELLEWFEIKRPDFVKPIQAIDLTDVSGLVFCTSPVSGNSNSGSPLFVFKQPFVTVPSPVPENKSWTKKQISRPLSAVTFSIPFGLDSDVDIVMGNPIDSVFRSVSTDSLGAGIPATTSLAGMTRVPYSPPEDLSHLVRASAPSQRSSWGPYVHPAPLGELPTVEEALHVAPGGKDRNKGRTAEKNVKGVLTTRPEPRLCPDGAPAGFFLHSPLEDNPQLSSSAPCRSGVIYRPVGGEASNNRGERKERQSRATDMSRDDDSVLRDGSVDSSEASDDTPRNAPGNMRPSKSNQEHCSANNSPRMTSFAERRDNRRRHPVASGEDFATTPTPTTPGTPHTPCTPAGTPSQKDSPGLKGPEPSSETWELGARLEEKRKSIEAQKRRIEAIFAKHRQRLGKTALLKMKREQGEGGGEENLSLEERLTHMEEQLKKEEEKERTEREADREKANASVSNPPRLEKQVTFSIDSKKGQEKEKVSEKEKGSDVILVEYNEIVQKLSDALQSLQKDMHKLTEQQQQLLGNQRPRSSQKVTPKSKPKSNTKASAKTPPPTPTKTPPRTPTKNPGMSTSKAWMIPTGPKTSSVSSPSRRTHTLSAATSPKTIVSSSCPAPRTKIHISSVPRSPKHQPRTQPHPRPSELKFPPLSRVLTPTHTVDTLPHLRRVSPSKCQVQTTLSFRIGGPRTPQEVSQPVLQPDDSTSDTASSETPTQFSLELEQDDVEGAVVPIPPHPRATSGSSSGAPSECSFESETLSISAAFSTGQARGGAGGAEKNCSMIEVSLSSLGGPEGGGDEPTDEGQDFSSDSMSDQLESAVEPGIVIASDAAEQLDSATEAGNSSDQQTESSEGQAKDDAETLGETDELGAKGGIGFFFKEDVDNEKEMAQRKAVLLERQQRRAEELKKRRQEQEQEKRMESSDKTASSPSNAPHVGNASPSCTPPATPARRGDFTRAEYALRHQLRIMDDLDKMLQQKSTNQGRSPVRKARTRARPRSVTREETQLSLSPAKKAIAPKMTKSHSSLNLAAADVPGNNDGDKKVQSRPDSPAGCVTPSKLAKQNGDWETGSNGTSPAPEYTGPKLFKEPSFKSNKFIIHNALSRCCLAGKVNESQKNKIVEEMEKSPANHFLILFRDASCQFRGVYTANPDSAELVRLTGVGPKTISSAQVESMYKYSSDRKQFSAIPSKTMGMSVDAFTIPGHLWYGGGAAAAAGGAGGSRRASITKKALASK; from the exons ATGGTGGACTCCGGACCCGGCGAGgccacgacgacgacgacgacgtcgACGAGGAAGCCCTTCTCGGTACCGGAGATCCCCCCTCTGGACCGGTGCGACTTCGGCCGCGCCAAGATCCGCGCCAGCGTGCGTTGGCTGCTGTGCAAGTCCTACGGACGTGCAG ACAATGTTCCAGTGGAGTTGCGCGAGCCTCTCTACAAGGACCAGTATGACCAAGAGCACCTCAAGCCGGCCATGTCCAAGCTGCTCCTCTCCCCGGAGTTCTATTGCCGGGCTCAGGCCTTGCTTCTCCAGGCCCACGGGACGCCCGCCTCGGCCTCGCAGGACTCGCCCTCCGACAACTGCGCCCTTCTGCACTTCCTCACCAAAAAGGGCGTGGCCCCACAGGTCCAGGATGTGGACGTCACAGAGGACGACCTCAGCTGCAACCCCATCAAGATG AAAGCCCACCTGGCCCTGATAGACTCGCTGATGTCGCTGGCCGCCAGGGAGATCGTGGACAgagtcaaaatggcggccgAGGCAGCGCACATGGGCGTCGGGGCGCCCTGGGAGAACGCGCTGCTCTTCTGGGTCAACTCG TTGAACCAAAAGCTCAGAGAAAGCACGGAGGAAGAAGAGACGCCCAAGCAGTCGCAGCAGCGCGCTGACCCTCAGCCCTCCCAGGAAACG GGCCCGCCCACCCGTTGGTACTGGAAGCTCGTCCCC ATCCGGTACAGGAAGGACAAAGTGCAGTCCAAGCTGACTCCCACCTTCCCTCTGGTGACCGCCGTCAAAGATCTGTCTAATGGCTGTGCTATAGCTGCTGTTCTGCACTTCTACTGCCCCGGCGCGCTGCCTTTAgagg atGTATGTCTGAAGGACACCATGTCAGTCGCCGACAGTCTTTACAACCTGCAGCTAATTAAAGAATTCTGTGACAGCAGTTTGCAGAGCTGCTGCCTTCTTCCCCTGGAAGATCTTCTCTATGCTCCGCCTCTTCTGCAT CTGAACATCATGAGTTTCGTAGCTGAGCTGCTGGAGTGGTTCGAGATCAAAAGGCCTGATTTTGTGAAACCGATACAAGCCATTGACCTCACAG ACGTCTCGGGTTTAGTGTTCTGCACGAGTCCTGTCAGTGGGAACAGCAACAG CGGGTCTCCTTTGTTCGTCTTCAAGCAACCCTTTGTGACCGTCCCTTCCCCAGTGCCGG AAAACAAAAGCTGGACAAAGAAACAAATCAG TCGTCCTCTGTCCGCGGTGACTTTCAGCATCCCATTTGGGCTGGACAGTGATGTTGATATTGTCATGGGCAACCCAATAGATTCTGTCTTTCGCTCTGTCAGCACGGACAGCCTGGGCGCCGGCATCCCCGCAACGACCTCGCTGGCGGGGATGACCCGCGTGCCGTACAGCCCCCCGGAGGACCTCAGCCACCTGGTCAGAGCTTCGGCACCTTCGCAGCGATCTTCTTGGGGGCCTTATGTGCACCCGGCGCCTCTGGGAGAGCTGCCCACTGTTGAGGAAGCATTACACGTGGCTCCGGGCGGTAAGGATCGAAACAAGGGAAGGACTGCGGAGAAAAATGTGAAGGGAGTTTTGACAACAAGACCAGAACCGAGGTTATGTCCCGACGGCGCCCCTGCTGGTTTCTTCCTGCACTCCCCATTGGAGGACAATCCTCAGCTCAGTAGCTCCGCCCCCTGCCGCTCTGGAGTAATTTACCGGCCGGTAGGTGGAGAGGCAAGTAACAACAGAGGTGAGAGGAAGGAGAGGCAATCGCGGGCAACTGATATGTCACGTGACGATGACTCCGTCTTACGAGATGGCAGCGTTGACTCATCGGAAGCGTCTGACGACACCCCCAGAAACGCCCCTGGTAACATGCGACCCAGTAAAAGTAATCAGGAACACTGCAGTGCCAACAACAGCCCACGCATGACAAGCTTTGCAGAGCGACGGGACAACAGAAGACGACATCCCGTAGCTTCTGGGGAAGACTTCGCCACGACCCCGACACCAACCACCCCGGGAACGCCGCACACTCCCTGCACACCGGCAGGAACTCCGAGTCAGAAGGACAGCCCGGGTCTCAAGGGTCCCGAGCCCAGTTCGGAGACGTGGGAGCTGGGAGCTCGTCTGGAGGAAAAACGCAAAAGCATCGAAGCTCAAAAGAGACGAATTGAGGCCATCTTCGCCAAGCACCGACAAAGGCTGGGAAAAACCGCTTTGCTGAAAATGAAACGAGAGCaaggagagggagggggggaggagAATCTCTCTCTGGAGGAGCGACTCACTCACATGGAGGAGCAGCTGaaaaaggaggaagaaaaggaaagGACAGAGAGGGAGGCAGACAGGGAGAAAGCCAACGCATCTGTCTCGAACCCTCCGCGGCTGGAGAAGCAGGTCACATTCTCTATTGACAGTAAGAAAGGACAAGAGAAGGAAAAAGTATCGGAGAAAGAGAAAGGCAGCGATGTCATCCTTGTGGAGTACAACGAAATTGTCCAGAAACTGAGTGACGCTTTGCAGTCACTGCAGAAGGACATGCACAAACTAActgaacagcagcagcagcttctGGGCAACCAAAGACCAAGAAGCTCCCAAAAAGTCACCCCCAAGTCAAAACCTAAAAGTAACACTAAGGCATCTGCCAAAACTCCTCCTCCCACACCCACAAAGACGCCCCCAAGAACCCCTACCAAGAATCCCGGCATGAGCACCAGCAAAGCCTGGATGATTCCGACCGGTCCCAAAACTTCCTCCGTGTCTTCACCGTCCCGACGGACGCACACTCTCTCTGCCGCTACTTCGCCAAAAACAATCGTCTCCTCCTCCTGTCCTGCCCCCCGCACCAAAATCCACATCTCTTCTGTCCCCCGCAGCCCCAAACACCAACCAAGAACGCAACCCCATCCACGACCCTCGGAGCTCAAGTTTCCCCCTCTCAGTCGTGTCTTGACCCCAACTCACACCGTGGACACCCTCCCACACTTACGCAGAGTGTCACCCAGCAAGTGTCAAGTTCAAACAACGTTGTCCTTCCGCATCGGCGGACCTCGAACTCCTCAGGAGGTTTCTCAGCCAGTGCTGCAACCCGACGATAGCACCTCAGACACCGCGTCCAGCGAGACGCCAACGCAGTTTAGCCTGGAGCTCGAGCAGGATGACGTCGAGGGGGCCGTCGTGCCCATACCGCCTCACCCGAGGGCCACGAGTGGCAGCAGCTCCGGAGCTCCCTCTGAATGCTCTTTTGAGAGCGAGACTTTATCGATTTCTGCTGCATTCAGCACAGGACAGGCCAGAGGCGGAGCTGGAGGCGCCGAGAAGAATTGCAGTATGATTGAGGTGTCGCTCTCCTCCCTCGGAGGACCAGAAGGAGGCGGTGACGAACCAACGGATGAGGGGCAGGACTTTTCTTCCGACTCCATGAGTGACCAACTAGAATCCGCGGTGGAACCAGGCATCGTCATCGCTTCCGATGCCGCGGAGCAGTTGGATTCAGCCACAGAAGCTGGGAACTCTTCGGACCAACAAACGGAATCCAGCGAAGGCCAAGCAAAGGACGACGCGGAAACACTTGGAGAAACTGATGAGCTTGGAGCCAAAGGAGGGATAGGATTCTTCTTCAAG GAAGATGTAGACAACGAAAAGGAGATGGCCCAGCGCAAAGCTGTCCTTTTAGAGAGGCAGCAAAGGAGAGCTGAGGAGCTGAAGAAGCGGCGACAGGAGCAAGAACAGGAAAAAAG AATGGAATCTTCCGACAAGACCGCTTCCTCTCCCTCCAACGCACCTCACGTTGGGAACGCCTCCCCCTCTTGCACTCCTCCGGCCACTCCAGCCCGGCGTGGAGATTTCACGCGAGCCGAGTACGCCCTCCGGCATCAGCTCCGGATCATGGACGACCTGGACAAGATGTTGCAGCAGAAATCAACCAACCAGGGACGCTCGCCTGTCAGGAAGGCGCGGACGCGGGCACGGCCTCGCAGCGTCACTAGGGAGGAAACCCAGCTGTCACTGAGCCCCGCCAAGAAAGCCATTG CCCCTAAGATGACCAAATCGCACTCGTCACTCAACCTGGCAGCTGCAGATGTGCCTGGAAACAATGATGGGGATAAGAAAGTGCAAAG CCGACCTGATTCACCTGCTGGATGCGTGACGCCGAGCAAACTTGCAAAGCAGAACGGAGACTGGGAAACCGGTTCAAATGGAACCTCGCCTGCCCCAGAATACACAG GTCCAAAGCTTTTCAAAGAACCGAGCTTCAAGTCCAATAAGTTCATCATCCACAACGCTCTGTCTCGTTGCTGCTTGGCCGGGAAGGTCAACGagtcccaaaaaaacaagattgttGAG GAGATGGAGAAGAGCCCCGCCAACCACTTCCTCATCCTCTTCCGAGACGCCAGCTGCCAGTTCCGCGGCGTCTACACGGCCAACCCCGATTCGGCGGAGCTTGTGCGCTTGACCGGCGTGGGCCCCAAGACCATAAGCTCGGCCCAGGTGGAATCCATGTACAAGTACAGCTCGGACCGCAAGCAGTTCAGCGCCATCCCCTCGAAGACCATGGGCATGAGCGTGGATGCATTTACCATCCCTGGACACTTGTGGTACGGCGgaggggcggcggcggctgcgggAGGAGCAGGAGGCAGCAGGAGGGCGAGCATCACCAAGAAGGCGCTGGCTTCCAAGTGA
- the LOC144055307 gene encoding calmodulin-regulated spectrin-associated protein 3-like isoform X6 — MVDSGPGEATTTTTTSTRKPFSVPEIPPLDRCDFGRAKIRASVRWLLCKSYGRADNVPVELREPLYKDQYDQEHLKPAMSKLLLSPEFYCRAQALLLQAHGTPASASQDSPSDNCALLHFLTKKGVAPQVQDVDVTEDDLSCNPIKMKAHLALIDSLMSLAAREIVDRVKMAAEAAHMGVGAPWENALLFWVNSLNQKLRESTEEEETPKQSQQRADPQPSQETIRYRKDKVQSKLTPTFPLVTAVKDLSNGCAIAAVLHFYCPGALPLEDVCLKDTMSVADSLYNLQLIKEFCDSSLQSCCLLPLEDLLYAPPLLHLNIMSFVAELLEWFEIKRPDFVKPIQAIDLTDVSGLVFCTSPVSGNSNSGSPLFVFKQPFVTVPSPVPENKSWTKKQISRPLSAVTFSIPFGLDSDVDIVMGNPIDSVFRSVSTDSLGAGIPATTSLAGMTRVPYSPPEDLSHLVRASAPSQRSSWGPYVHPAPLGELPTVEEALHVAPGGKDRNKGRTAEKNVKGVLTTRPEPRLCPDGAPAGFFLHSPLEDNPQLSSSAPCRSGVIYRPVGGEASNNRGERKERQSRATDMSRDDDSVLRDGSVDSSEASDDTPRNAPGNMRPSKSNQEHCSANNSPRMTSFAERRDNRRRHPVASGEDFATTPTPTTPGTPHTPCTPAGTPSQKDSPGLKGPEPSSETWELGARLEEKRKSIEAQKRRIEAIFAKHRQRLGKTALLKMKREQGEGGGEENLSLEERLTHMEEQLKKEEEKERTEREADREKANASVSNPPRLEKQVTFSIDSKKGQEKEKVSEKEKGSDVILVEYNEIVQKLSDALQSLQKDMHKLTEQQQQLLGNQRPRSSQKVTPKSKPKSNTKASAKTPPPTPTKTPPRTPTKNPGMSTSKAWMIPTGPKTSSVSSPSRRTHTLSAATSPKTIVSSSCPAPRTKIHISSVPRSPKHQPRTQPHPRPSELKFPPLSRVLTPTHTVDTLPHLRRVSPSKCQVQTTLSFRIGGPRTPQEVSQPVLQPDDSTSDTASSETPTQFSLELEQDDVEGAVVPIPPHPRATSGSSSGAPSECSFESETLSISAAFSTGQARGGAGGAEKNCSMIEVSLSSLGGPEGGGDEPTDEGQDFSSDSMSDQLESAVEPGIVIASDAAEQLDSATEAGNSSDQQTESSEGQAKDDAETLGETDELGAKGGIGFFFKEDVDNEKEMAQRKAVLLERQQRRAEELKKRRQEQEQEKRMESSDKTASSPSNAPHVGNASPSCTPPATPARRGDFTRAEYALRHQLRIMDDLDKMLQQKSTNQGRSPVRKARTRARPRSVTREETQLSLSPAKKAIAPKMTKSHSSLNLAAADVPGNNDGDKKVQSRPDSPAGCVTPSKLAKQNGDWETGSNGTSPAPEYTGPKLFKEPSFKSNKFIIHNALSRCCLAGKVNESQKNKIVEEMEKSPANHFLILFRDASCQFRGVYTANPDSAELVRLTGVGPKTISSAQVESMYKYSSDRKQFSAIPSKTMGMSVDAFTIPGHLWYGGGAAAAAGGAGGSRRASITKKALASK; from the exons ATGGTGGACTCCGGACCCGGCGAGgccacgacgacgacgacgacgtcgACGAGGAAGCCCTTCTCGGTACCGGAGATCCCCCCTCTGGACCGGTGCGACTTCGGCCGCGCCAAGATCCGCGCCAGCGTGCGTTGGCTGCTGTGCAAGTCCTACGGACGTGCAG ACAATGTTCCAGTGGAGTTGCGCGAGCCTCTCTACAAGGACCAGTATGACCAAGAGCACCTCAAGCCGGCCATGTCCAAGCTGCTCCTCTCCCCGGAGTTCTATTGCCGGGCTCAGGCCTTGCTTCTCCAGGCCCACGGGACGCCCGCCTCGGCCTCGCAGGACTCGCCCTCCGACAACTGCGCCCTTCTGCACTTCCTCACCAAAAAGGGCGTGGCCCCACAGGTCCAGGATGTGGACGTCACAGAGGACGACCTCAGCTGCAACCCCATCAAGATG AAAGCCCACCTGGCCCTGATAGACTCGCTGATGTCGCTGGCCGCCAGGGAGATCGTGGACAgagtcaaaatggcggccgAGGCAGCGCACATGGGCGTCGGGGCGCCCTGGGAGAACGCGCTGCTCTTCTGGGTCAACTCG TTGAACCAAAAGCTCAGAGAAAGCACGGAGGAAGAAGAGACGCCCAAGCAGTCGCAGCAGCGCGCTGACCCTCAGCCCTCCCAGGAAACG ATCCGGTACAGGAAGGACAAAGTGCAGTCCAAGCTGACTCCCACCTTCCCTCTGGTGACCGCCGTCAAAGATCTGTCTAATGGCTGTGCTATAGCTGCTGTTCTGCACTTCTACTGCCCCGGCGCGCTGCCTTTAgagg atGTATGTCTGAAGGACACCATGTCAGTCGCCGACAGTCTTTACAACCTGCAGCTAATTAAAGAATTCTGTGACAGCAGTTTGCAGAGCTGCTGCCTTCTTCCCCTGGAAGATCTTCTCTATGCTCCGCCTCTTCTGCAT CTGAACATCATGAGTTTCGTAGCTGAGCTGCTGGAGTGGTTCGAGATCAAAAGGCCTGATTTTGTGAAACCGATACAAGCCATTGACCTCACAG ACGTCTCGGGTTTAGTGTTCTGCACGAGTCCTGTCAGTGGGAACAGCAACAG CGGGTCTCCTTTGTTCGTCTTCAAGCAACCCTTTGTGACCGTCCCTTCCCCAGTGCCGG AAAACAAAAGCTGGACAAAGAAACAAATCAG TCGTCCTCTGTCCGCGGTGACTTTCAGCATCCCATTTGGGCTGGACAGTGATGTTGATATTGTCATGGGCAACCCAATAGATTCTGTCTTTCGCTCTGTCAGCACGGACAGCCTGGGCGCCGGCATCCCCGCAACGACCTCGCTGGCGGGGATGACCCGCGTGCCGTACAGCCCCCCGGAGGACCTCAGCCACCTGGTCAGAGCTTCGGCACCTTCGCAGCGATCTTCTTGGGGGCCTTATGTGCACCCGGCGCCTCTGGGAGAGCTGCCCACTGTTGAGGAAGCATTACACGTGGCTCCGGGCGGTAAGGATCGAAACAAGGGAAGGACTGCGGAGAAAAATGTGAAGGGAGTTTTGACAACAAGACCAGAACCGAGGTTATGTCCCGACGGCGCCCCTGCTGGTTTCTTCCTGCACTCCCCATTGGAGGACAATCCTCAGCTCAGTAGCTCCGCCCCCTGCCGCTCTGGAGTAATTTACCGGCCGGTAGGTGGAGAGGCAAGTAACAACAGAGGTGAGAGGAAGGAGAGGCAATCGCGGGCAACTGATATGTCACGTGACGATGACTCCGTCTTACGAGATGGCAGCGTTGACTCATCGGAAGCGTCTGACGACACCCCCAGAAACGCCCCTGGTAACATGCGACCCAGTAAAAGTAATCAGGAACACTGCAGTGCCAACAACAGCCCACGCATGACAAGCTTTGCAGAGCGACGGGACAACAGAAGACGACATCCCGTAGCTTCTGGGGAAGACTTCGCCACGACCCCGACACCAACCACCCCGGGAACGCCGCACACTCCCTGCACACCGGCAGGAACTCCGAGTCAGAAGGACAGCCCGGGTCTCAAGGGTCCCGAGCCCAGTTCGGAGACGTGGGAGCTGGGAGCTCGTCTGGAGGAAAAACGCAAAAGCATCGAAGCTCAAAAGAGACGAATTGAGGCCATCTTCGCCAAGCACCGACAAAGGCTGGGAAAAACCGCTTTGCTGAAAATGAAACGAGAGCaaggagagggagggggggaggagAATCTCTCTCTGGAGGAGCGACTCACTCACATGGAGGAGCAGCTGaaaaaggaggaagaaaaggaaagGACAGAGAGGGAGGCAGACAGGGAGAAAGCCAACGCATCTGTCTCGAACCCTCCGCGGCTGGAGAAGCAGGTCACATTCTCTATTGACAGTAAGAAAGGACAAGAGAAGGAAAAAGTATCGGAGAAAGAGAAAGGCAGCGATGTCATCCTTGTGGAGTACAACGAAATTGTCCAGAAACTGAGTGACGCTTTGCAGTCACTGCAGAAGGACATGCACAAACTAActgaacagcagcagcagcttctGGGCAACCAAAGACCAAGAAGCTCCCAAAAAGTCACCCCCAAGTCAAAACCTAAAAGTAACACTAAGGCATCTGCCAAAACTCCTCCTCCCACACCCACAAAGACGCCCCCAAGAACCCCTACCAAGAATCCCGGCATGAGCACCAGCAAAGCCTGGATGATTCCGACCGGTCCCAAAACTTCCTCCGTGTCTTCACCGTCCCGACGGACGCACACTCTCTCTGCCGCTACTTCGCCAAAAACAATCGTCTCCTCCTCCTGTCCTGCCCCCCGCACCAAAATCCACATCTCTTCTGTCCCCCGCAGCCCCAAACACCAACCAAGAACGCAACCCCATCCACGACCCTCGGAGCTCAAGTTTCCCCCTCTCAGTCGTGTCTTGACCCCAACTCACACCGTGGACACCCTCCCACACTTACGCAGAGTGTCACCCAGCAAGTGTCAAGTTCAAACAACGTTGTCCTTCCGCATCGGCGGACCTCGAACTCCTCAGGAGGTTTCTCAGCCAGTGCTGCAACCCGACGATAGCACCTCAGACACCGCGTCCAGCGAGACGCCAACGCAGTTTAGCCTGGAGCTCGAGCAGGATGACGTCGAGGGGGCCGTCGTGCCCATACCGCCTCACCCGAGGGCCACGAGTGGCAGCAGCTCCGGAGCTCCCTCTGAATGCTCTTTTGAGAGCGAGACTTTATCGATTTCTGCTGCATTCAGCACAGGACAGGCCAGAGGCGGAGCTGGAGGCGCCGAGAAGAATTGCAGTATGATTGAGGTGTCGCTCTCCTCCCTCGGAGGACCAGAAGGAGGCGGTGACGAACCAACGGATGAGGGGCAGGACTTTTCTTCCGACTCCATGAGTGACCAACTAGAATCCGCGGTGGAACCAGGCATCGTCATCGCTTCCGATGCCGCGGAGCAGTTGGATTCAGCCACAGAAGCTGGGAACTCTTCGGACCAACAAACGGAATCCAGCGAAGGCCAAGCAAAGGACGACGCGGAAACACTTGGAGAAACTGATGAGCTTGGAGCCAAAGGAGGGATAGGATTCTTCTTCAAG GAAGATGTAGACAACGAAAAGGAGATGGCCCAGCGCAAAGCTGTCCTTTTAGAGAGGCAGCAAAGGAGAGCTGAGGAGCTGAAGAAGCGGCGACAGGAGCAAGAACAGGAAAAAAG AATGGAATCTTCCGACAAGACCGCTTCCTCTCCCTCCAACGCACCTCACGTTGGGAACGCCTCCCCCTCTTGCACTCCTCCGGCCACTCCAGCCCGGCGTGGAGATTTCACGCGAGCCGAGTACGCCCTCCGGCATCAGCTCCGGATCATGGACGACCTGGACAAGATGTTGCAGCAGAAATCAACCAACCAGGGACGCTCGCCTGTCAGGAAGGCGCGGACGCGGGCACGGCCTCGCAGCGTCACTAGGGAGGAAACCCAGCTGTCACTGAGCCCCGCCAAGAAAGCCATTG CCCCTAAGATGACCAAATCGCACTCGTCACTCAACCTGGCAGCTGCAGATGTGCCTGGAAACAATGATGGGGATAAGAAAGTGCAAAG CCGACCTGATTCACCTGCTGGATGCGTGACGCCGAGCAAACTTGCAAAGCAGAACGGAGACTGGGAAACCGGTTCAAATGGAACCTCGCCTGCCCCAGAATACACAG GTCCAAAGCTTTTCAAAGAACCGAGCTTCAAGTCCAATAAGTTCATCATCCACAACGCTCTGTCTCGTTGCTGCTTGGCCGGGAAGGTCAACGagtcccaaaaaaacaagattgttGAG GAGATGGAGAAGAGCCCCGCCAACCACTTCCTCATCCTCTTCCGAGACGCCAGCTGCCAGTTCCGCGGCGTCTACACGGCCAACCCCGATTCGGCGGAGCTTGTGCGCTTGACCGGCGTGGGCCCCAAGACCATAAGCTCGGCCCAGGTGGAATCCATGTACAAGTACAGCTCGGACCGCAAGCAGTTCAGCGCCATCCCCTCGAAGACCATGGGCATGAGCGTGGATGCATTTACCATCCCTGGACACTTGTGGTACGGCGgaggggcggcggcggctgcgggAGGAGCAGGAGGCAGCAGGAGGGCGAGCATCACCAAGAAGGCGCTGGCTTCCAAGTGA